One Scomber japonicus isolate fScoJap1 chromosome 1, fScoJap1.pri, whole genome shotgun sequence DNA window includes the following coding sequences:
- the LOC128360697 gene encoding protocadherin-20: MFNSKHLSLSKRGGIWGLCIILLYTSPLSCFANFSQAKELIYKIKEGLPRGTFIGAIGVDLNLDFTVEPPFLFSLPQKKVNGQYVNLNNTTGELYTSATEIDRETLCPDNTEGKGCVLALDVFVLPQQYFQLVKVKIFIEDVNDNRPKFPVDEISISVPENTPVNARYAVEQSAVDPDLGLHGVQTYWLVNDFGVFTLDVEENEGGELTPFLIVTEALDRETQAEYITDIIAEDGGTPPLLGAATLKIVITDVNDNCPQFSESHINVTLHGNTTKGAHLARLHAFDPDLGANAQISYAYSERVPRDTRSLFHLDKITGVIKLAGKIDTGTATFYKLIVLANGPGCIPSVAIITVHIIKVVTGPPAIIPRYIAPEKDGVVTIKESEPVFSPIAFFTIKNIDMNQRVDCHLEGTGPFRLGPYQLFKNEYLLETTEPLDYEKTQEYELIMVAENMRGLVIKTFLKVQVLDENDNAPVFQQSLMELSIEENNPPNAFLAQLQATDQDSESRGEVIYLLGGDTPGIFVIDRVTGVLTVATSLDREEKETYRFIVRAVDQGTPRRESIATVVVTVQDRNDNSPRFINKDFTFFVPENFPGYGEIGVLSVTDADAGENGWVALSILNGSDIFLIDTGRGTLRAKTSLDREQQGTYQLWIEAIDGGEPALSCVTMVTVLLLDVNDNPPIVLFPQSNQSYMLVLPTTLPGTSITEVYAVDKDTGMNAVIAYSIIKRKGGEPGSFVIDPDTGNITLKRELSNRGLYSLLVKVSDHGQPEPLYSTVMVNFFVNETVSNESYIQSLLTKEADIEIEERPWYIGQMREGPERYELFSCQSALIALSVTCLGLFFSVVTLTSYICCKRFKKYRKKQSEVEIPLKMKNDSIQGVNRKLRQISNI, from the exons ATGTTCAACAGCAAACACCTCAGCCTTAGCAAAAGAGGAGGAATATGG GGATTGTGCATCATCTTGCTTTACACCAGCCCTCTTTCCTGTTTTGCAAATTTCAGTCAAGCTAAAGAGCTCATCTATAAGATAAAGGAGGGATTACCCAGGGGGACCTTCATAGGGGCCATTGGAGTAGACTTAAATTTGGATTTCACAGTTGAGCCCCCATTTTTATTCAGTCTGCCTCAAAAGAAGGTCAATGGACAGTATGTGAACCTAAATAATACCACCGGAGAGCTTTACACATCTGCTACAGAGATTGACAGGGAGACACTCTGTCCTGATAACACAGAGGGAAAAGGATGTGTCCTCGCactggatgtgtttgtgttgcctcAGCAGTATTTTCAGCTGGTGAAAGTTAAGATCTTTATTGAGGATGTGAACGACAACAGGCCAAAGTTCCCTGTGGATGAGATCTCTATATCTGTCCCAGAAAATACACCTGTCAATGCCCGTTATGCAGTGGAGCAGTCTGCAGTTGACCCAGACCTGGGTCTTCATGGGGTGCAGACCTACTGGCTTGTTAATGACTTTGGCGTGTTCACACTGGATGTTGAGGAGAATGAGGGGGGTGAGCTGACACCCTTCCTCATTGTGACAGAAGCTttggacagagagacacaggCTGAATACATCACAGATATCATAGCAGAGGATGGAGGGACCCCTCCTCTACTTGGCGCAGCTACTTTAAAAATTGTCATCACGGATGTGAATGATAACTGCCCCCAATTCAGTGAGTCGCACATTAATGTCACTCTGCATGGGAATACCACCAAAGGGGCACATTTGGCACGTCTACATGCTTTTGACCCTGACCTTGGTGCTAATGCTCAGATCAGCTATGCTTACAGTGAACGTGTGCCAAGGGATACCAGGAGCTTGTTCCATTTGGACAAAATCACAGGGGTGATCAAGCTAGCAGGGAAAATAGACACTGGCACAGCCACATTTTACAAACTCATTGTTCTGGCCAATGGACCTGGCTGTATACCTTCTGTTGCCATCATTACTGTTCATATCATCAAAGTTGTGACAGGACCACCTGCTATCATACCCCGGTATATTGCACCAGAAAAGGATGGAGTGGTAACAATAAAGGAGTCTGAGCCAGTGTTTTCTCCAATCGCTTTTTTTACCATCAAAAACATTGATATGAACCAAAGGGTGGACTGTCATTTGGAGGGTACTGGTCCTTTCAGGCTTGGTCCCTATCAGCTATTCAAAAATGAATACCTGCTAGAGACTACTGAGCCACTGGACTATGAGAAGACACAGGAATATGAACTGATCATGGTTGCTGAGAACATGCGGGGGCTTGTCATCAAGACTTTCCTCAAGGTGCAGGTATTGGATGAGAACGACAATGCTCCAGTGTTTCAGCAGTCTTTGATGGAACTATCTATAGAGGAGAACAATCCACCAAATGCCTTTCTAGCCCAGCTGCAAGCCACAGACCAGGACAGTGAAAGCCGAGGGGAAGTCATCTATCTCCTTGGAGGTGACACCCCTGGGATCTTTGTTATAGATCGTGTGACAGGTGTCCTGACTGTGGCAACATCTCTGGACCgtgaagaaaaagagacatACCGGTTCATAGTAAGAGCGGTGGACCAGGGGACACCCAGGAGGGAGTCTATTGCAACTGTGGTGGTGACTGTGCAAGACCGCAATGACAACAGTCCGCGCTTCATCAACAAGGATTTCACTTTCTTTGTGCCGGAGAACTTTCCAGGGTACGGTGAGATTGGAGTCCTCTCTGTGACAGATGCTGATGCTGGGGAAAATGGCTGGGTTGCTCTTTCTATCCTCAATGGCAGTGACATCTTTTTGATAGACACAGGCAGAGGAACACTCAGGGCCAAAACATCATTAGACCGTGAGCAACAAGGAACATACCAGCTGTGGATTGAGGCCATTGATGGTGGAGAGCCTGCACTTTCCTGTGTCACAATGGTGACCGTGCTGCTGCTGGATGTTAATGACAACCCACCTATTGTCTTATTCCCCCAGTCCAATCAGTCCTACATGCTAGTGCTTCCCACTACATTACCAGGGACGTCAATCACAGAGGTGTACGCTGTGGATAAGGATACAGGCATGAATGCTGTGATTGCATATAGCATCATAAAGAGGAAAGGTGGGGAGCCAGGGTCATTTGTCATCGACCCAGATACAGGAAATATCACATTAAAGAGGGAGCTCAGCAACCGCGGACTCTACAGCCTTCTGGTGAAGGTCAGTGATCATGGTCAGCCAGAGCCGCTTTACTCAACAGTCATGGTTAACTTCTTTGTCAATGAAACAGTGAGCAATGAGAGTTACATCCAGAGTCTGCTGACCAAAGAGGCTGACATTGAGATAGAGGAGAGGCCCTGGTACATTGGTCAGATGAGAGAAGGGCCTGAGCGGTATGAGCTGTTCTCCTGTCAGTCTGCCCTCATTGCTCTTTCAGTGACATGTCTAGGACTATTCTTCTCAGTTGTCACACTGACATCTTACATATGCTGTAAGAGGTTTAAAAAATACAGGAAGAAACAATCAGAAGTGGAAATACCTTTAAAAATGAAGAATGACTCGATACAGGGTGTGAACAGGAAGCTCAGGCAGATCTCAAACATCTGA